The region GGCGACCAACCACTCCAGTACGGCCCCGACTACATCATCCCCAAACCCGTCGATCCTCGCGTCCTCTTTGAAGTCACGCCTGCCGTGGCACGGGCGGCGATGGACTCCGGGGCCGCCCGAACCGACCTCGACACCGACGAATACGTCGAGGAGCTTGAGGCCCGTCTCGGCAAGTCCCGCGAGATGATGCGCGTCGTGCTCAACAAGGCGAAAGCCGATCCCAAGCGGGTGGTGCTCGCCGAGGGCGACGACGAGAAGATGATCCGCGCTGCCCATCAGATCGACGAGCAGGGCATCGCCCACCCCGTCCTCATTGGCGACCAGGAAGTCATCACCGACACGATGGATTCGCTCGGGCTGGCGTTCGATCCCGAGATCGTCGATCCCGATACGGCGAACCTCAGGCCCTACGCCGAACGACTCGCAGAGCTGCGTCAGCGCAAGGGCGTCACTCATACCGAGGCCGAAGACCTCCTGCGCGACGAGAACCACCTCGGCAGCGTGATGGTCGAGATGGGTGATGCCGACGCGATGCTTACCGGCCTGACGCACGACTACCCCTCCGCGCTGCGTCCACCATTGCGGATCATCGGGACGCACGATGATGCGAACTACGCGGCGGGAGTCTACTTGCTGGCGTTCAAGGATCGGGTCGTGTTCTGTGCCGACGCCACCGTCAATCAGGAACCCGATGCGGACGTCCTCGCCGAGGTCACTGAGCACACCGCCGATCTCGCTCGACGGTTCAACATCGAACCGCGGGCGGCGCTGCTGTCGTACTCGGATTTCGGCAGTGTCGACAACGAAGGGACGCGCAAGCCCCGTGCGGCCGCCCGGAAACTCCGTGAGGACTCCACTGTCGAGTTCCCGGTCGACGGCGAGATGCAGGCCGACACCGCCGTCGTCGAGGAGATGCTCAGCGGCACCTACGATTTCTCGGAGTTGGACGAACCGGCGAACGTCCTCATCTTCCCGAACTTAGAGGCGGGCAACATCGGCTACAAGCTGCTCCAGCGCCTCGGCGGTGCCGAAGCGATCGGCCCGATGCTGGTCGGCATGGACAAACCCGTTCACGTCCTCCAGCGCGGCGACGAGGTCAAGGATATCGTCAATCTGGCGAGCGTTGTAGTGGTCGACGCCCAGGAGAACGGCATCGGCGAGTGAACTGATAGGCTGGTTCGGCGATCGATTGACAACGCATCGGTGAACGGCTGAACGCCCTATTGCCGGTGTCACCGTGGTGATCGTCGACATCGCCAGCTATTTACAACCGAACGCGATACGAGCGTGCATGGAGACGTACGACATAGCCGTCATTCCAGGCGACGGTATCGGTACCGAGGTCACGAGCGCCGCGATGGAAGTGCTCGACACGGTTGCGGAAAAGCACGACTTCGCGCTCGAACGGTCGACATATGACTGGGGCACCGAACGCTATCTGGAGGAGGGCGCGATGATGCCCGACGACGGACTCGATCGAATCGAGTCGGCGGATTCGATCTTCCTCGGTGCCGTCGGCCATCCCGAGGTGCCCGACCACGTGACGCTCAACGGGCTCCTCCTCCCGATCCGGAAAGGGTTCGACCAGTACATCTGCAAGCGACCGAACAAGCTGTTCGAGGGTATCGAGAGCCCGCTTCGAGGCTACGGGGCGGATGACATCGATCTCGTCGTCTACCGCGAGAACACGGAGGGCGAGTATGCGAACGTCGGCGGCCGGGAACACCACGGCTTCAGCAACGAGGTCGCCGTCCAGTCCGGACTGTTCACCCGAAAAGGAACCGAACGGATCGTCTGCAGCGCGTTCGAAGCGGCGACCGAGCGCGAGGGCCATCTCACCTCGATCACCAAATCGAACGCCCAGGCCCACTCGATGGTCTTCTGGGACGACATCGTCGAGGAGGTTGCCGCAGACTTCCCCGAGGTGGAGGTCAGGAGCCTGCTCGTCGACCGTGCCTCGATGGATCTCGTCCGTCGGCCCGAGGAGTTCGACGTCGTCGTGGCCTCCAACCTGTTCGGCGACATCTCTACGGATATCGCTGCGATCATCACCGGCAGTCTCGGGCTCGCTCCCTCCGGCAACATCAACGAGGAGAACGACTACCCCGACATGTTCGAGCCGGTCCACGGGAGCGCACCTGACATCGTCGGTGAGGGGATCGCCAACCCGCTCGCGTCGATTCTGACCGGCGCGATGATGTTCGAGTACCTCGACGATGGCAAGGACGCCGCCGCGGACGATCTCTGGAACGCCGTCGAGGCACAGCTCGCCGACGAGTCGGCACCGCGCACGCCCGATCTCGGTGGCGATGCGAAGACAGTCGATGTCGTCTCGGACCTCAGCGACCGACTGTAGAGCACCGACAGTCACGCCTTTTCTCCAAGCGCTTTTCGACAAGCTGCGACGGACTGCTAGATGTCGCGAAGCCGGCTTTGCGGCGGTCGGTCTGTGACTTTCGTCGAAAAGAGTGTGACAGCGTGTGCAGATCGAGCGCCGTCGGTTCAGGCGACGCGATTCTTCAACGACTCGCCGTCCTGATACCGACGGACGTTCTCGGCGACCAATTCGGCGATGTCGAGGTGATACTGGTTCGTCGCCGACCCGCGGTGCGGCGAGATGATGACCTCCTCGAAGTCCCACAGCGGCGACTCCTCGGGGAGGGGTTCGGTCTCGAAGACGTCCAGCCCCGCACCGGCGATCGTGCCCGAGTCGAGCGCGTCGATGAGTGCGTCCTCGTCGACGATCGGTCCCCGGGCGACGTTGATCAGATACGCGTCGTCGCGCATCGCTTCGAACTCGGCGGTGCTGATCATCCCCTCCGTCGACGGCGTGTGTGGGACGGCGACCGCGACGAAACGGGCGTCGGCGATGGCGTCGTGGAGGTCGTCGGGGTGGTACACCTCGGAAACGCCCGGGACCGATTCCCCCGAGCGACGGACGCCGACGACGTCCATTCCGAGCGCATCCGCGCGCTCGCTGATCCCCTGGCCGAGCGTCCCGAGACCGATGACGCACAAGCGCTCGTCCTCGACGGTAAAGGGCCGGCTATAGTCCGGCTCGTACCAGTCGCCGTCGTTCTGATGGTCCCGATAGATGTGGAGCATACGGGCCAGCGAGAGCATGTAGCCGACGCCGATCTCTCCGACGGTGGTGCCATGAATCCCCGTACTGTTCGTCAGAGGAGTTCTTTCGGTCTCGTACGCGTTGGTGTCGAACGCATCGTAGCCCGCGCGGATGACGTGTACCCAGCCGGCGTCGAGGAACTCTGGGCGGGGCTCGAACGAGGCGACTGCGTCCGTCTCGTCGTACGTTTCGTCGTCACCGACGAGCTCTACCGGGATCGATAGCTCGTCGAACGCCTCGACGAAACCCTCTTTCGGGATCTTGTTGCCGATCGATTCGTGAACACAGAGTCGTCGTAACTCGGGACGGTCGGTCATGCGGTTCCGGCGGAGACAACGGAATCGGGTCATTTGAGTCTGTTGGTGCGTTTCAGCGGCGGAGCGCCAACAGGGAACCGGGGCTATCCGACAAGCTTATGACGGTCGCCATCGGCTGAGTAGATGTCCATTGAGCAGTGGGTACCACAATGAACGTCAACGAATCAATCACTGAAGTGCTGAAAGCGGAAGGTGTAGAGTACCTCGTGGGGTTCCCCAGCAACCCGTTGTTCGATACGGGAATCGCAGAGGACGCGGGTATCCGGACCATCATCACCCGGCAGGAGCGGACCGCGCTCCACATGGCCGACGGGATCGGGCGGGTGTCCTCCGGCGAGAACATCGCTGCGTTCGCCTGCCAGCACGGCCCCGGCACGGAGAACTCGGTCGGCGGTGTCGCGCAGGCGTACACGGAATCGGCCCCGCTCGTCGCGATCCCGGCGGGATACGATCAGGCCGACACCGACGTCGATCCGCGGTTCAACTCGTTTCTGACGTACCAGCCGGTGAGCAAGACCTGCGAACAGCTCACCGATCCCGACGCCGTCGACGACACGATGCGGCGGGCGTTCAACACGGCCCGTAACGGTCGTCCTCGGCCCTCGGTCGTCGAAGTCCCGAAGGACGTCTTCGACATGGACGTCGACGACTTCGATTACACGCCGACGAGCACGGACCGTTCCGGGCCCGATCCCGAGGGCGTCGAGGAGGTCGCCGACGTGCTGCTTGCTGCCGAGAACCCGATCCTCTACGCCGGGCAGGGCGTCCACTACGCGAAGGCGTGGGACCCCCTCAAGGAACTCGCGGAGACGCTCGAAGTGCCGGTTGCGACGAGTCTCAACGGCAAGAGCGCCTTCCCCGAGGACCACCCGCTCTCGATCGGTGCCGGCAGCAAGAGCGAGCCCAGCCAGCTCCATCACTTCCTGCAGGAGTGTGACGTCATCTTCGGCGTCGGCTGTAGCTTCACCGACACCGC is a window of Halococcus saccharolyticus DSM 5350 DNA encoding:
- the ddh gene encoding D-2-hydroxyacid dehydrogenase, with the protein product MTDRPELRRLCVHESIGNKIPKEGFVEAFDELSIPVELVGDDETYDETDAVASFEPRPEFLDAGWVHVIRAGYDAFDTNAYETERTPLTNSTGIHGTTVGEIGVGYMLSLARMLHIYRDHQNDGDWYEPDYSRPFTVEDERLCVIGLGTLGQGISERADALGMDVVGVRRSGESVPGVSEVYHPDDLHDAIADARFVAVAVPHTPSTEGMISTAEFEAMRDDAYLINVARGPIVDEDALIDALDSGTIAGAGLDVFETEPLPEESPLWDFEEVIISPHRGSATNQYHLDIAELVAENVRRYQDGESLKNRVA
- a CDS encoding thiamine pyrophosphate-requiring protein, which translates into the protein MNVNESITEVLKAEGVEYLVGFPSNPLFDTGIAEDAGIRTIITRQERTALHMADGIGRVSSGENIAAFACQHGPGTENSVGGVAQAYTESAPLVAIPAGYDQADTDVDPRFNSFLTYQPVSKTCEQLTDPDAVDDTMRRAFNTARNGRPRPSVVEVPKDVFDMDVDDFDYTPTSTDRSGPDPEGVEEVADVLLAAENPILYAGQGVHYAKAWDPLKELAETLEVPVATSLNGKSAFPEDHPLSIGAGSKSEPSQLHHFLQECDVIFGVGCSFTDTAYGISVPEDKTVIHSTLDAGDIDKDVASEYSLVGDAKLTLDAVNDAVESRVDGPRGRREDVVQEIQSVREEWLEEWRPKLTSDETPINPYRVVHEFDKTLDKEESIVTHDAGNARDFMAPFFEVTEPLSYVGWGKTTQLGYGLGLMMGAKLIRPEKTCVHIMGDGAIGMTGMDFETAAREDIPIMEVVLNNFEMASYDTEFSGHYADLAESLGGYGERIEDPDEISDAIERGVQKTEEGTPVLLEFLTAKETDKSIF
- a CDS encoding phosphate acyltransferase, whose translation is GDQPLQYGPDYIIPKPVDPRVLFEVTPAVARAAMDSGAARTDLDTDEYVEELEARLGKSREMMRVVLNKAKADPKRVVLAEGDDEKMIRAAHQIDEQGIAHPVLIGDQEVITDTMDSLGLAFDPEIVDPDTANLRPYAERLAELRQRKGVTHTEAEDLLRDENHLGSVMVEMGDADAMLTGLTHDYPSALRPPLRIIGTHDDANYAAGVYLLAFKDRVVFCADATVNQEPDADVLAEVTEHTADLARRFNIEPRAALLSYSDFGSVDNEGTRKPRAAARKLREDSTVEFPVDGEMQADTAVVEEMLSGTYDFSELDEPANVLIFPNLEAGNIGYKLLQRLGGAEAIGPMLVGMDKPVHVLQRGDEVKDIVNLASVVVVDAQENGIGE
- a CDS encoding isocitrate/isopropylmalate dehydrogenase family protein, coding for METYDIAVIPGDGIGTEVTSAAMEVLDTVAEKHDFALERSTYDWGTERYLEEGAMMPDDGLDRIESADSIFLGAVGHPEVPDHVTLNGLLLPIRKGFDQYICKRPNKLFEGIESPLRGYGADDIDLVVYRENTEGEYANVGGREHHGFSNEVAVQSGLFTRKGTERIVCSAFEAATEREGHLTSITKSNAQAHSMVFWDDIVEEVAADFPEVEVRSLLVDRASMDLVRRPEEFDVVVASNLFGDISTDIAAIITGSLGLAPSGNINEENDYPDMFEPVHGSAPDIVGEGIANPLASILTGAMMFEYLDDGKDAAADDLWNAVEAQLADESAPRTPDLGGDAKTVDVVSDLSDRL